The following nucleotide sequence is from Candidatus Margulisiibacteriota bacterium.
CGATAAGGGCCTTCAAATGCAGTTCATTTGCCACCTTCATGACAGGAGGGACCTCTCTCCTTTTCCTGCCAAGCCCGTAAGAAATCCTGCCCAGATAGCCTTCTCTCTGGGAGATCTGTATTACCCTGTCAACTGATTCTTCCGGAAAAAGTATCAGACCGGCCTGCGAGGGCTTGAACTCGTACCTTATCTGGCGTTTGTCCTCTTCCAGGACAAGCGCGGGAAGTCTTTCTATAACACTGTCCGCTTCAAAAGTCGAAAGTCTTAAAACCGCCTCCTGCCTGGTAAGGCCGCTCACCGGCACACTGCCTATGTAAAAGCCCTGATCGATCCTTTCTTCCATATAGAACCGGTCGCCAAAATAGGCGCCAAAAACGACCGCGGAAATGATAAGAATAAGGAGCGCTGCTTTTATGAGAGGGTGCTTCTTCATGTCCTGCTATTTTCCGTATAAATAAAAAACCCCGAACTGCTTCGGGGTTTTTTTATCATCTGTTAGACAACCTACTCTATTATCTTGGAAACTACGCCCGCCCCGACCGTGTGCCCGCCTTCCCTGATGGCAAAACGCAGGCCTTCTTCTATGGCTATGTCTGTTATCAGTTCCACTTTCATGACGATGTTGTCGCCCGGCATGACCATCTCCACTTTATCGGGAAGCTGGATAGCCCCGGTAACATCGGTGGTCCCCACATAGAACTGCGGTCTGTAGCCCGGGAAGAAAGGAGTGTGCCTTCCGCCTTCTTCTTTGGTTAGAACATATATTTGGGCCTCGAACTTCTTGTGAGGCTTGATGGAACCTGGCTTTGCAAGGACCATGCCTCTCTGGATATCATCTTTTTCTATGCCCCTGAGAAGGATGCCTACGTTGTCCCCGGCCAGACCTTCGTCCAGGGTCTTCCTGAACATCTCTATACCGGTGACAATACTCTTTTTCTGGCTCCCGAGCCCGATTATTTCCACCTCATCTCCTACCTTGACCTTGCCTCTACCTATCCTGCCTGTTCCCACAGTGCCTCTGCCGGTGATCGTAAAGACATCTTCGATCGGCATAAGGAAAGGTTTATCAAGATCTCTCTTCGGGTCGGGAATGTAGGAATCAAGAGCGTCCATCAGCTCATATATGGATTTGCACCACTGGCAGTCGGATTTTCCGCAGCCGCATTCAAGGGCCTTTAACGCGGAGCCTTTGACGAACGGTATCTTATCGCCGTCAAATTCATATTTCTTCAGGAGCTCTCTTGTCTCCACTTCCACCAATTCCACCAGTTCCTTATCGTCGACCATGTCCACCTTGTTCAGATATACGACGATGGAAGGGACATTGACCTGTTTGGCAAGAAGGATGTGTTCTCTGGTCTGGGGCATGGGGCCGTCGGCGGCGCTCACCACAAGTATGGCTCCATCCATCTGGGCGGCTCCGATGACCATGTTCTTAACATAGTCGGCGTGTCCGGGGCAGTCTATGTGAGCATAATGTCTTTTATCTGTTTCATATTCCACATGGGCGATAGCGATCGTAATACCTCTTGCTTTTTCTTCCGGTGCGCTGTCGATCTCGTCAAAGGCCTTTGCCTTGGCATAACCTTTTGACGACATCGTTTTTGTGATGGCCGCGGTCAGGGTGGTCTTTCCGTGATCGACATGCCCGATCGTCCCGACATTTACATGGGGCTTTTTCCTCTCAAACTTTTCTCTTGCCATTTTGTTTCCTCCTTGATTTTAATACTGAAATTATATTATACCATAATGCCAGCGTCAATGGCCCCGCGCAACAGCCCGCGATCGGGATTGAACCGATGACCTCGTCATTACCAATGACGTGCTCTACCAACTGAGCTACACGGGCACCTCGACTCCTCGCTTACGCTCGTCGCTCGGTACAAGCCTGCCCTGAGCGAGCGCTAGCGAGTCGAAGGGTCAATTGTCCGCAGGCGGCATTTATATCTCCGCCGGCGCTTTTCCTAATTGTAGCATTTGTGCCGCTCCGCACCAACATGTTTTGGAAGAACTGCAGCCTCTTTGGCGAAGAAGGTTCCAGATCGCTGCCTTCGTGCGGATTGAAGGGTATAAGGTTGACATGGCAGAGCATGTCCTTGAGCATAACAGAAAGCTCCTTGGCATCCTTTATGGAATCGTTGACCCCCATTATCATTACATACTCAAAGGAAACCCTTCTGTTGGTCCTGCTGATATAATGACGCACCGCCTCGATAAGGCTGGAAAGGGGGTGCTTTTTGTTGACGGGCATCAGAAAAGACCTCAAAACATCGTTTGAAGCATTGAGGGATACCGAAAGGTTAAACTGGATCTTTTCGTTCGCCAGTTTCCTTATCTGCGAGGGAAGCCCGCAGGTGGAGACCGTTATCCTTCTGGCGCCTATGTTCATGCAATCCGGCAGGTTTATCAAACGGACCGCTTTCATAAGGTTGTCGTAATTTAGCAGCGGCTCGCCCATTCCCATAAAGACGATGTTAGGGGAGCCTTCTATCCCCTTTTTTATCTGGATGACCTGGTCGGCGATCTCGGCGGGCGAAAGGTTCCTTATATAGCCGCTGCTTCCCGTGGCGCAAAAAACACAGCCCATCGGGCAGCCCGCCTGCGTGGAAACGCAGATGGTGTCCCCTATCTTTACGCTTTCGATCTTTTGACCATCCTTCAATCCAAAAAGGTATTTTTCTACCCGCGCAGGGACGGCCCTGCGCATACCCATTAATGATAATTTATCTGCCGCGGCAATATCCTTCAATTTCTCACGGAGGTCTTTTGACAGGTTGGTCATTTCGTCAAACGAAGGCGCGCCCTTTTTGTAGATCCAGTCGCAGAGCTGCTTTGCCCGGAATTTTTCAAGACCGTTCTCTTTGACGAATTTCTTGATCTCTTCCGCATCAAGGCCGAGGAGGTTAGTTCTGGAATGATTCATTAAAGATCTTGCGCGCCAGGCCGGCATCGACATCAGCCCTTAAAGCCACCACTTCCTTCATCAGCCTTCCTATCTCTTTTGGAGAGGTGATCCCGAGCGAGGATATGGCCTCTTTTATTAATTTACCTGTTTCCTCTTCGGACAGCATCTTTGGCAGATAGTCTTCCACTATCGCCAGCTCCTTCTTAGCCTGATCTGCTTCCGCCTGCCTTGCGTGCTGCGTCATGATATCGACGGTCTCTTTGACGCTTTTGGCATAGGTCAAAAGGATCTTGACCACTTCCTTGTCCGAAAGGTCCCCTCTTGCGTTCACCAGAAGGACCTTGGACTTCATCATGCGCAGCGTTTCAAGACGGGTCTTATCGCCGGACTTCATGGCCGCCGCTATGTCTGAGTTGATGCGGACAAAGAGCTTATCCATGTTTTAATTATACCACAGCCAAAAATATGGTATAATTTTTTCGAGTAAAGGTCGAGGCTTGGCGGCCGCATATGAGCCGCAAAGTCAGAGAAGTTATCAAGGGAGAGATTCATGGCAAAGACGATATTTGTCGGGAATCTGCCGTGGTCCGTTACGGACGCCGATCTACAGACCAAGTTCAGCGAATTTGGCAATGTGATATCGGCCAGGGTCGTAATGGAAAAGTTTTCGGGCCGTTCACGGGGATTCGGGTTCGTTGACATGGATGACGCTGATGC
It contains:
- the tuf gene encoding elongation factor Tu: MAREKFERKKPHVNVGTIGHVDHGKTTLTAAITKTMSSKGYAKAKAFDEIDSAPEEKARGITIAIAHVEYETDKRHYAHIDCPGHADYVKNMVIGAAQMDGAILVVSAADGPMPQTREHILLAKQVNVPSIVVYLNKVDMVDDKELVELVEVETRELLKKYEFDGDKIPFVKGSALKALECGCGKSDCQWCKSIYELMDALDSYIPDPKRDLDKPFLMPIEDVFTITGRGTVGTGRIGRGKVKVGDEVEIIGLGSQKKSIVTGIEMFRKTLDEGLAGDNVGILLRGIEKDDIQRGMVLAKPGSIKPHKKFEAQIYVLTKEEGGRHTPFFPGYRPQFYVGTTDVTGAIQLPDKVEMVMPGDNIVMKVELITDIAIEEGLRFAIREGGHTVGAGVVSKIIE
- the rlmN gene encoding 23S rRNA (adenine(2503)-C(2))-methyltransferase RlmN, which codes for MNHSRTNLLGLDAEEIKKFVKENGLEKFRAKQLCDWIYKKGAPSFDEMTNLSKDLREKLKDIAAADKLSLMGMRRAVPARVEKYLFGLKDGQKIESVKIGDTICVSTQAGCPMGCVFCATGSSGYIRNLSPAEIADQVIQIKKGIEGSPNIVFMGMGEPLLNYDNLMKAVRLINLPDCMNIGARRITVSTCGLPSQIRKLANEKIQFNLSVSLNASNDVLRSFLMPVNKKHPLSSLIEAVRHYISRTNRRVSFEYVMIMGVNDSIKDAKELSVMLKDMLCHVNLIPFNPHEGSDLEPSSPKRLQFFQNMLVRSGTNATIRKSAGGDINAACGQLTLRLASARSGQACTERRA
- a CDS encoding GatB/YqeY domain-containing protein, whose translation is MDKLFVRINSDIAAAMKSGDKTRLETLRMMKSKVLLVNARGDLSDKEVVKILLTYAKSVKETVDIMTQHARQAEADQAKKELAIVEDYLPKMLSEEETGKLIKEAISSLGITSPKEIGRLMKEVVALRADVDAGLARKIFNESFQN
- a CDS encoding RNA-binding protein, with the translated sequence MAKTIFVGNLPWSVTDADLQTKFSEFGNVISARVVMEKFSGRSRGFGFVDMDDADADKAISALTGYKWDGRELTINEAKPKSEGAPRRDRDYNRM